The Rhinolophus ferrumequinum isolate MPI-CBG mRhiFer1 chromosome 2, mRhiFer1_v1.p, whole genome shotgun sequence genome includes the window GTTGAGAAGAAAGTTCAGGAGAGCCAGACTAGAGTTTGGTTACAGAGAAAATTTTTATCAGATAAGCAtgcctctttcccttcccttttctttcttattcactGGCTTTCTATCTCTGGACTGTATAGCTTACTCATCTCATCATTCTAAGGCAAAACATGAAATCCTTTTTGACATTTATGAAGAATTGTACTGAAAAAATACTCTATATTTGGTATCTTTGAAATTCAAAGAGACACAGTTGAATGAATGTCACTGAGAGAGCTGGGGAAATTGAAAATTGCTGCATGTTATTGTTTTATCCTTTCAGTAGATCCTAACCAAATGGTATTCATAGCCCACTCCTCCATCTCAGAAGTATGTTTCTGGGCTCAAAGTCCACACATTCATGAAATCTCTCCTGGGTATCACAAAAAACTCAAACCatatagttccattttcagatgtgAACAGATGACTTTCAAACAATGAAACTGCCTAATCACATTGCCTGATTAGggattctttattttaatttggaaaaaaataacattctatcttttttatttatgaaatcttTACTGGGCGCTCAATATGAGCCCAATGCTATGCTTTATTttggggatacagtggtgaacaagacagacaaggtccctgcaTGCAGCACACAGTTCTCCTGGATTCAATTGGAATCAAGTCTGGTTAGTAGGAGGCAAGTAGCAAGGCTCGGATTAAACACACCCAGATTAGCAAACCCTGCTCTACCACTCTCCAGCTTTGAGATCATGAACACATCTTTGAACTTTCTGAGATCCAGCTTCCTCCtgtgtaaaatgagaatagtagAACCTGGAATAAAATTAACCTATGTGGTTGTAAAGAGGAAACACATTAAATACTATTTCTTTTGCATAACAATTTTTATCAttgaaatgactgaaaactcatgctagaaTATGATCAAAATGATAGCCTCActtaaaatctcaaataaaccCACTTCAGAAGGTTTATAGTATCATAAAAGATCAATGAGATGAAAACATATGCTTGCCAAACATTTAACTCAAATGTAATTATGCTATTCTAGAGATGCACAcatttgttggttggtttgttagttggttggttggttggttgatttgttTTAAGTATGATTACTCGCACATATGCCACCAGAAAGTCATGAGTTGATCACGTCCACTGCGCATCAGCTCTCATACTTTGGATGACGCTGAGAAAAGCCACCCTTTGGCTGAAGAAGAATTATGAGACATCAAAAATCACACCCATGTAAGTATGCAGCATTTTCAGTTTCTgctttgcttcctgtgtctgaaGTTACTGGAAAAAGAGCAAGCAAAATCTTTTTTGGATgagaaaaaagtcttttttttttttttcatggtaacTGAAAGCTTTTTTTCAAGTCTGGAAGGGCCAGTGAGAATCTTTGAAAAGTATGGCTTACTGTGACTGTGAGATTTCTCTGTGCTGGAAAGGTACTTCTCTTGATCTCTCTTCTTGCTGAGAAACTACTCATAAATCTATTTAAGAATTGACACTGCCTTCACAAGATCTATTGGAATAGAAGGGAATCTTGTGGTCCTCTAAGAAGTAAGAAACTTGAGGGCAATTACAtagaagtaaaaagaagaaaatgcatacaaaggaaaaatgggaaggaggaaaaattaCTTGGTCATTTCTTATATCCAATAACAGTGCAAATATGCTATAAGATCTACATATATTAAACTCACTATGGCTCTGGCATCTTCACATTTTTGAGCCATAATTTTATGGCCAATATCTTTATTGGATAGTGTCATCAAACACCTGGTCACATAAGGAGTGCCATTTGGAGAACATTTCTCAAGCAACCTTTGTGACAGAGGGCAGATGTTAGACGCCTTCAAAATAACCTTTAGAGAATACTTGGGAAATGTTTAACAGGATAGCATATAACAGATTTTCTATCAAATTCAGCCTTGAAAAATTCTTTAGAGCTTTAAACCTCTTCTTTGAATCAAATGggtaaatataaattaacattCATATGTTCTTCTTTGGCTGATAAATCATTACTTCTAAATAATCAAGAAATCGGGACCCATAACAATTAGAAGAGAGGGCTTACGAGAGTGGGCAGAAACGCTGGAACCAGGTGGCAAACATTAGTGAAGAACATGAAGAGTATGTTTTTGATACATAgaatgtgaaaatgtgaaaaataaatttttaagcaTTTGAGATCCCTCCTTGAAGGAGATAAGTTGGTTATGGAAACaagtaattaagaaaatagtaCACAGAGTAGAAATAACTTTGCATTCTGGATTCAAGTAAGGGTTATACAATGGATTCTGTCATTGCAATACTTAATCACAATCTCATATTTCAAGAAGGTACTTCAGAATATTCTCTAGTCATGCCTTTCTTCCAGGAAGAATTACTCTAAGCCATCCTaaaatgtaggaagaaaattctctccaaactctctctctctctctctctctctctctctctctctctctctctctctctctctctttctctctctctcgctctctctcaccGTTCTTCTGAAGATAAGAATAAAATGCCTTTAacattcaaataacatttttcagTTATACAGGCTCTATTTAgcagaaaaatcttaaatatgcACAGCTTAATTTTTCAAGTAATtaggagaaataaacaatgaatgagaaagcaggaagaaaaaaaacaacaccttttTTTCATGTGTGACCTTCTGAGATGAATCCAAGTCATAAAACCACAGACATCTGGCTTCTAATCCTGGCTATGAATTCAAGAATAGTTACCAGATGTTAGCAAGTGGATGTTTTACATCTTTTCCATGTTTATTGAGAAAATTTGTCAGATAGTCCAGTCATATTTATTGAATCTCTACTATGTACAGAGCACTAAACCTGGCTCAGCTCAGTACTAAAACTGACCTACAACTAGAAACAAATACCTAACTTTACTTCCTACAGCTAAGCCTGAATATAACATCAAATGTTCTTCCTAATATGTTTTCTCactttatccataaaaatatatttattgtgtgtttatttttaggaCTCCTATATAAATATGGATGAATATTTTTGTTCCTGGATTCAAAATAAATGGAGGAACCCAAAAAAAGTAGGAACTGAAAAGCCTTGAATAAAGAATCTGGTAATTGTTCCAAATTGGTGGCACAAAAGCAGACTTctaaagctgttttgttttgttttaatacaaaTCCCAGACCCCATAGATCTTCCCATCAGAATTTCCAAGAATGAGATctaagtatatgtatttttttaaaaaagttgtgaTAGAAATGTATTCCAgttaaaaatcactgaatgaCATCAAGTCATGTGGAACATTTTCATATTGTTAATATgagtttatattttcatataacaaTATCTTCATATTGTTAATATGAGTTTATAAGATTATCCAATAATACGCTTTTTTCTTTAAGCAGAGCATGGCATCAAAACCTTTAGCTCAAGTACTATGGTTGAAGGGTGCCAAGCACAGACATTGTACTTCATTGCACATCTTGTACATCTTTGAGGATATGAAGACTATTCCTTCCTCTGCCTTATCTTATTGAGATGTAAACAATTTTGCTTTATTGGGACTCAGTTGTttgagtaaaattaaataaacaaacaaacaaacaaacaaatgtgtgtgagtgtgtgtgtgtgtgtgtgtgtgtgtgtaatggccTGAAATAGTGCTTCTTAAAGTGTGGGCCTCAGATCACCTGAACTAGAATCCCTGGGGTACTTCTTTTCAGATTTCTGATTCTTCCACGTTGTttcaaatgacaagatttccttcttttttaacaatgttttgtttttaataattattatatatcaaattatcatgataagaaatttaaatgatttttaatttaaaaattttcaatttgatAATAGTCCATGGAAtacataccatattttctttatccattcatctgtctatagacacttagattgttttccTATCTTAGCTATTGacaataatactgcaatgaacacaggagtgtagatatctctttgagacagtgatttcatttcctttagatatatactcagaagaaggattgctggatcatatggtagatctctatttaattttttgagaaactgccatactgtttccATCAGTGGCTGAactaatttacattctcaccaacagtgtataagagttcccttttctccacattctcaccaacacttaaaCCATGGCTTGCCTTTTTTAATCATAACCATTCTAAAAGGTGCAAGGtaataactcattgtggttttgatttgtatttccctaatgattagtgatgttgagcacctttacATGTACCCgaaaaaatggtaactattaaTACATAAGGTGATGGATATGTCAAGTAGCTTGAATGTGGTAATCATCACACAAAGTGTATAATTGTCAAAACATcctgttgtacaccttaaatatgcACAATTTTTATTTCGCAATTATACTTCAGTGAAGCCGGAAAAACACTTAGATCTCTGGACTGCACCTCAGATGCACCAAGTCAGAATTCTTGGAGGTGAAGcgtaacaatttacattttaagccAGCTACCCAGGTGACTCTCCCGCACACTGTAATTTTAGAAACACTGGATTAGATATTCTCTGCCACGTTTAGAAGCATAGCTTTTATATAACTCAGTCATCATTCCACAACAAATAGACACCTTTTAATTTCAATCTTGCCCCCTAATTCCTGAAAAATCCtatccctcttttctttttctgttctattctacCCCTGCACAATTGATTAAGTAACAATTCTCAGTATGAATTAAAATGCTAGAAAGTTTCAAACGAGATTTTAAAATAGTCTCCTGGAAAAGAATCTAATAAATAAAACCTTGAAAAGgatgacttttgtttgttttttgtgatttttttttttaatttttattggggaacagtgtgtttctccagggcccatcagctccaagtcgtccttcgaTCTAggtggggagggcgcagctcagctccaagtctagtcgccattttcaatctttagttgcaggggcgcagcccaccatcccatgtgggaattgaaccagcaaccttgttgttgagagcttgcgctctaaccaactgagccacccagctgacCCTCTGgaaactcagcggcagctcgttgtcttcaatctagttgcggagggctcagctcactggctcataagggaatcaaaccagcaaccctgttattcagagctcacgctctaaccacctgagccatccagccaccctgcaggatgggtttttttttaaatatatatatccattgAATGAAATATGGTGGAGAAAATACGCTCTTCCAAAATGAACTCCCCAATCGCCTTTTAGCTATTATACAAAGTGAATTGTATGCAGTATAATCACATGCAGATATTCAATAAAAGAGGAGTGTTAAGCCAAATCCTGCTGTCACCAAGAATATCTGTAGTATATACATAAACTATTTCAACAGGAGGCATGAAACATTGTTGatttgagtttaaaaatatatattattctctTCTCTAAAGGAACACAGAAAGGCTTATATAGcttcagaaatatttcattatcgttacccttttttttttttccaggtctaTCAAAAAGTACTCATATCTTTTAAGAGTGAAACTCACTACCTGGTATTGATTCTAAAGATTAAGAAGCTTTCCATCATTGTTTCTAAACTGGTGCTTCTAAGCTGGAAAGCAAACATCTTGGTTTGATATGGGGGATTTATCCCTTTCCTGAAAAGACTCTCAGACTCCTAAAATCCGTCTATCAGTATTCTATTACTTGATGCTTCAGAATCCTTAAGTAGGAGACATGGTATTTTATTCTACAATAATTAGTCCCTGGAGAGGGAACTCTGTGGGCTTCATTTGAACTAACACGGAAGTAACTGTAAAAGTCCCTCAGTGTCAGGTTTTCTTAAGGAAGAGTGGGAGTGGTCAGATCAGGAGCGATACCTAGAAATGAATGGTGTGCCATTGGCATGAGGACCGGAGGTGGATGCTACAGAGTTTAGAGAAAATTAAGATaagcatttgtttttatcatcCCAAGTACCTCTCTCTTGCCTGCTCATCACACAAAATCAAGGATTATTTGCTTTTTCGCTGCTTCTTTCTCACCacgtgagaaaaataaatccgCTTACCTCCCCCACTCAATGTGACAGAAAGTATGTGCCcactaagaaaaagaaacttcacTCGGGTGACAATATTATTCTTGTTGAGACAAGTTTATTGAGAATTTGACACACACATCCACAACTTTAACACAAGAGTAGTGAGGATGGTGGAAAAcccaaaagtaatacatgtttggGTGTCAAGTTTCTGAAAATGTCCCAGTAAACATCATCCAGGTAAGGCAGCTGGAGGCttcatgtggtttttcttttctttccctcaggTTTCTGCTGTCAGGTCTGAAAAGCAGCGGGGAGTTGGAGGAGCCAATGAGGACCAAAGAAGTAAGAAGTGTGCCTCCTAGCCAGGCCTCAGGAATGTCAGCCAATCAGTAGAGAGCATATGGCCAGTATCTTCTGTAGCTCAAAGGGCCACCCCAGCCACTGTAGCCATAGCCGCAGCCGTAGCCCACTGGGGAGTAGGTGCTGCCATAGCCACAGCCCACGCTGTACCCCAGAGGGTAGCCATAGCTGCCCCAGTAGCAGCCTGGGAAGACGGTTCCGGAGAAGTTGTTATAGTACATGTTATCAGGAGAGGAGGGTTTAGGTAGCTGGAGAATGCCTTTCCTCAGTGTAATGGATTCTACAGTCGCCCTGCCTTCTTTATATACCCTGGCTAAGGGGCGTGACGAAATGCACAAGGCCCTCATTTTCATTCTTGACACCAATTTGCATCACAAAAAGCTCATTAACTTGTTTTACTCTTGCTTAAGATGTCTTTACAGGGCTTAAGTAAGCTCTCCTGTAATAGAACTCATGGGTAGGACTCCTTGGAACAAATTGTGTCCCTTCCCTAAAAAAAGTATTGCAGTGACTTCAAAGCACTGGGTCTTATAGACCCCAGAGGTAACTATGTATAAATACAAAGGTGCTCTGGAAGCAAGCTTATAACATGTACCGAGGAATACTCTAAAGTTGTTAACTGTTATTTAGGCCTCTTGCTTTTTGAATTTCCACAACGCACAGTTGGAATtcataaatacatgttgaataaattaataaatgaaataataaatgcatagTGAGTCCATCTCAAAATTGAGACATTTCTTAATATTCACTTGTTTAAAGGATTCCCTTGTTGGCAGTTTGCAAGATAAATGCCACAGGGCTCACTGGAAagactccttttatttttttctcaaatatgaaTTAAAAGAGGGACCAGATTGATCAAAACTATCTTGGGTCATGCAAGATCTAATAAATTATTCCCAGATACCTGTCTTGAGATGCCCCAGAATGGCACTTAGTAGAAAACTTACAGAAAATCCAGCAAAAGAAGACACATGGCATAGAAATAGAAAGGCACGGAGCCATAAGGAATCATTCTTAGAAAGCCATAGAATGGACATGTATTACATACTAACCGCCAAATTTTACTTTACATCTTAGAGGTAACTTTCTCCCTGTTTTCAGCAGCTAAGACCTAAATTTCAGGGCGCACATAGAGTTCACAGGTTgaatcaaagaacaaagtgaaacacttggaaaaacacaaaagtatGTCAGCACTCTAACCACTAATCGTTTCATTATAGCAGAggcatttttgaaaacataagatGCTTCCCCACCATCCTTCATGAGAAAAGCTATATGGCTACCTAGGGTGACTCagcatttaaaatgcaaacactCTATGTGACTTATATCTAAATAATGCCAGGGAAATCAAATTAGCTTCATtcctgaaatacaaagaaattcaaCAGCAGATCCTTCCCAAAAAATCATAGAATGACTTACATTAATATTTCTACTGTCATCACATTGCTCTGCTCCATAAAGAAAAGACAGGCaatatttggaagaaagaaaaattaaacaaaaaatagcattgtacaatgtaaaagagaaaaagatttgcATTAAAGCCAAAGTTCAGTTAGAGGCTCTGTTTAGATGAGTTCCTCTCCCACCTGCCTACCTAATCTAAGATGCTAGCTTTGCCCTCCCGGGAACAATACCCAGCTTTGTATCTGAGTACTAAAGctgaatacaaattaaaatatgatgtcttttaaaaacttaaatccTGCTTACACGGAACATCCTGAATTTTGTCTAGAAATTCTACAGAAAATCCTAACACaagaatatttaagagaaaaggaTTATTTATCaacaagtaatttaaaaacaaaattaatagctAGCATAATCCTACATTGAGCCTACAAAAGCTTTCATCTGATATAGGTTTATCACAGGAGGATCTAGGTTTTCTAGAATCTGAAGTTTACACAGTGTTGGGAACCCCTTTATGAAAAAGAATacaatgtaaaaatgtaaaattaaatattaaagtaaatatttgttaaaatgttataGAAATCACAAACAATAAATTAAACACTAACAAAAATCACAACTGTTACAAAATTCTGAAGCAAAAATACTTTTACTACTTAACTGCCTGAGACACTTCTGTAATAATTTTTCCCATAGAATAGATTCTGGCTCCATaatttcaaactgtttttttcctccattacgTATCCTGTGTTGAATGCCATGGGGCAAATTCATACTGAGGTATGACCCCTGGTCCTATAACTTCATGTGACAAATTTTGGGTGAATTGGGAGAGTGGGTGGTAGAGAATTCCTGGAAGCTATCCCCACACAAGGATGGCTAGAAACAGCTTAATTAGACACAGAGTGACTGCAAACCACATAAATCTCTACCACCATGCCCAAATTAAATGTATCTCCAATACAATATCTTAACCAGATACCAAAAATATCTGTGACTTCTCTAATGCCTCCCGACGTGTGGACAAGTGTGATTGTAGGGAGCCCCAGGTGGAAAGCAGCAGCCGTCTAATCCAATTGCAGTTAAAATGTCTTACTTTTGAGAGTTTCTCTAAAAATAGGGTAATATGACATGAAggttataaaagagaaaaatattacattCTCACATATGATAGTATTGGACTAATCATTGCTATGCACAAAATAGTTCtggtccccccaaaaaaaaagaataaaatatttcttgtctCCTCATCTGCATTATACAAAGTTTCCAgcttcaaaatattatcattaaggggctaatattgaaaatatataaggaactcatataactcaataacaaatatacaaacaatccaatttaaaaaatgggcagaggacctgaacaggcacttttcccaagaagacatacaaatggtcaacatacatatgaaaagatgttcaacttcactaaccaatagggaaatgcaaatcaaaaccacaatgagacacagcctcacacctctcagaatggctattatcaacatgACAAgatataacaagtgttggagaggatgtgaagaaaaaggaaccctcatacattgctggtgggaatgtaaattggtacagccactatggataaCAGTATGGAGAATAGAGctaccttttgacccagcaatccgtcctCTGAGtctacctgaaaattttgaaaacatttattcataaagacatattTGCCCCTattgttcattgcagtgttattcacaatggccaagacatggatacaaccaaTGTGCCCTTttatagatgactggataaaaaagctatggtacatatatacaatggaatactacttagccataagaaagaatgaaatactgccatttgcaactaCATGGATGGATTCTGAGGGTATCacgctaagcaaagtaagtcagatggaaaaggacaagaacgatctgatttcactcatatttgtgatataaaacagaaagcaacaaagtgaacaaacaaaacaaacaaactcataaacacagacaatagacaatagtatagtggttaccagaggtgaagggggatggagggaggatgaaaagggtaaggggggtcaaatagATGGTAAAGGAGGGAGACTGAGCtatgggtagtgaacacacaatgcaatatacaaatggTATAGAACTGCatacttgaaacttacataatgttaccccaataagttaatttaaaaagtgttttatacatacacacacacacacacacacacacacacacacacacacacatatcatcattcattaaaaataaagaagaaattacaagggaatgttttaaataagttttagaaTATACATCAGTGgtaactttataatacaaaaattacCTTCCATTCGTCTTTTCAAACATTTATCTTTACAGACATATATTGATCATCTATTGTGTTCCATGTATTTTGTTAGGTGCTAGGGAtctaaaaatgaatgagaaagggtaattaaatggaaaatgataaataaatgaaaatacagtgtTATACGTCTACCCTAGAAGTCCTCACTGGTCTTCTGCAGACTTCAGGGGTTGAAGTATAGAGTAGACAATTCCACCTGATATAAGGGGTAGTGGCCATAGAAAGCTTCACTATGAAAGGGACAGATATTTGAGCCGGGTCTTGACAATGGGTATTTTACTAGTCGACATTAGTTAGTAGATTTAGAAAATATTCCTGAAAGAAGAAGTGACTTAAAGCCTCAAGGGTGTTAAATAGTACATTGCCTTCCAGGAGTCACAGATAATTCAGTGGGGCCATAGCCTTGGATGTAACAGGAGAATTAACAGAAGATGGAGCTAGACAGGAAGTCAGGAGGCCTCTGAGACTGTATATTCTGTGGAGGTTCAGGGAGCGACTCGGACACTTAGCTAGGGCGACATGATCGACGTTGTATTTTAGAAAGTTCACTATTCAAACAGTGTGGAAGATGAAGTCGAATTGGGAAACCGTGGAGGCACGAAGACCAGGTTTTAAATTGTATCCATGAGGAATGCTTTTGGCTACAAGTAATAAAAACCCCAGCTGAAAGTTGCTTAAACAAAAAGAGCTTATTTTTCACACACaatagaaaataagaacataGGCAGCGACAGGTTCCTTCAGGGCTTGAAAATGTCAGGGTTCGGAGCTGGCTCCACTGTGATTTTCCCAGTCCTCTCTCCTCATGGCTGCAAGGTGGCTGCAGCAGGTCCATACTCCACATTCTTACTCACCAACATGCAAAAACAGGAGGTATAAAATAGGAACCCTTCTCCCACAGCGTCTTTTCATTGCCTGTCTTGAAGGAATTCATTTCACATTTGCCTTTCAGTGGATTTCCTTTAGGTCCCATTGCCCAGAATTGAATCACATCTCTTGGTTGAAGGTCATGGAAGCTAGTAAAGTGTGTGTCAGGCATTTTCTGCTTGTACAGTATGAAGTGGCTCTGCCAGCATAGGAAGCGCAGGAATGGCCATTCCATAGATGATCAACAGAGTTACACAAAAGCCATTGCACTAACAAAGGTGGCAGTATTAGCAAGGGGGCAACTTAGGGAACTTTGTTAAGGAGGCAAATTTAACACGCTTGGGTGAATAGCCATCCATCAGGGGTCCGGAGGCAAGACATTTGTGGAAGGCACCGTGAGAAGGGGTGCCAAAGGACAAGGCTTCCCAATCTTTTCCCCATGATAGCAcacaaaatatattatacatcTTTGTGATATAGTGGGATAATCTGACATGGCACACAGAGGAGACAGCCCTCCCAGGAGCTCTGGCACGCCCGATCCTACCCAGATCGGGTGGGAGCTGAGAGCAGCAACACCTCTGGCACACCTGTATCACTGAGATCCTCCAAGTGGAAATCTCTATAAGGTATTTAGGACAATCATAGATAATAAAATAGCCAGTGGAGACAAAATCTAATCATTGTTATAGGAAGCATGTAAGGAGGACCTTCATGCTTCCAGAATGTAAAGTTATCCCCAAGGAAGATGCTCTCCTAGACCCTTGATTTAAAATCTTCCTAACCATTGCCTTTTGGTTACTACTGTCTGATAATCAGATACCGTGACCCTCAAAATATGACTTCCTTTCAGTTAAATTGAATACTAACTTGCATACAAAATTTAATTATTGCTGTCTAGGGCTTCGTATTCAGAAGTTGCATCTGCTTTTTGATATGAAATTTAGATTTTCACCCACCCCATTAAATGATGCCGTCTGAATAATAAGAACCAACACCTAGAGTCAGCCTTGCATCCCTGAATTTGCAAATCCAATCTGTCAAAAAGTGCTGTCAATTTTAcc containing:
- the LOC117033221 gene encoding keratin-associated protein 8-1, coding for MYYNNFSGTVFPGCYWGSYGYPLGYSVGCGYGSTYSPVGYGCGYGYSGWGGPLSYRRYWPYALY